The nucleotide sequence TCGGCGGGGGATGGTCAAAAGCAGCGGCTTATGACAATACCTGAGACTTAGCTGGCAAGTCGGCACCGAAGTTGCTGAGCATAGGTCGCACCCATGTCCATTCACGTCGCACTGCATCACCGCACCAGTTATCAATATGATCGTCCTGTCGGGCATGGCGCTCACGTTGTGAGGCTCCGGCCGGCGCCGCATTGCCGTTCGAATGTTCTGGCTTACAGCCTGAATGTGGGGCCGATGGAGCATTTCATCAACTGGCAGCAGGACCCGCAGGCGAACTATCTGGCGCGTTTGATGTTTCCCGAGCCCACCGCCCGCCTGGACATCACCGTCGATCTGGTGGTGGAGATGTCGGTTCAGAATCCGTTCGATTTCTTTTTGGAGCCGGAGGCTGAAAACTTTCCCTTCGCCTATGATGGCGAGCTCAAGCGCGAGCTTTCTCCCTTCCTGGTCACTGAGGAACCGGGACCGCTTCTGACGGAATTGGTTTCATTGTTCAAATACAAGAAGGGACGCACCGTCGATTTTCTTGTAGAGGTGAATTCCTATCTGCAGGGAGCTCTCGACTACAAGATCCGGATGGAGCCGGGGGTGCAGTCGCCGGAAGAGACTCTGGAACTGGCGTCGGGTTCGTGCCGGGATTCCGCCTGGCTGCTGGTGGTGCTGCTGCGCCATCTCGGACTGGCGTCCCGGTTTGTCTCGGGTTATCTCATCCAACTGAAGCCCGATGTGAAGTCATTGGACGGCCCCGTCGGGTCCGAGGTGGATTTCACCGACCTCCATGCTTGGACGGAAGTCTATCTGCCGGGCGCGGGGTGGATCGGATTCGATCCGACCTCCGGCCTGCTGGCCGGGGAAGGGCACCTGCCGCTGGCTTGCTCGCCCGAGCCATCCAGCGCCGCGCCGGTGACAGGCGGGGTGGAGCCGTGCGAGTCGACGATGGAGCATGAGATGACCGTCACGCGGATCTACGAGTCCCCCCGGACGACACTGCCATACCGCGAGGAGCAGTGGGCGGAAATCTTGAAAACCGGGCGCAAGATCGATGACGACCTGAACGCCATGGACGTGCGCCTGACGATGGGCGGCGAACCGACGTTCATTTCCATCGATGACTTCGACGGTGCGGAATGGAACACCGCCGCGATGGGACCCACGAAGCGGAAACTCTCCGGCCAGCTCATCAAGCGCCTGCGGGCGAAATTCGCTCCCGGCGGCCTGCTTTTCTACGGCCAGGGGAAGTGGTATCCCGGCGAGGTGCTGCCGCGTTGGTCGCTGGCATGTTACTGGCGAAAGGACGGCCAGCCGATTTGGGAGGACGACAAGCTCATCGCGGACGATACGGAAAAATATGAATTCGGCGTGACGCATGCCGAGCATTTCGCGAATGCTTTGACCGTTGCTCTCGGGGCGGATCCGCAGTGGTTGATCCCGGCTTATGAGGACGCTCTCTATTACATGTGGAGGGAAAAACGCCTGCCGGCGAATGTGGATCCGCTGAAGTCCAATCTGAAGGACAAGAACGAGCGGGACCGGCTGACACGCCTGTTCCAGCAAGGCATTGATGAGATCGTCGGCTACGCGCTGCCGCTGGAACGAAGGAACACGCCGCAAGGATCGCGCTGGACGAGCGGTCCCTGGTTCATGCGCGATGAGCGGATGTATTTGCTGCCCGGTGACTCCCCGATGGGCTACCGACTTCCATTGGATTCGCTGCCATGGGTGAAAGAATCCGAGTATCCCTGGCACATCCCGAAGGATCCGACGCGGGACCTGCCGAAGTTCGTCCAGGCATCCGGCAGCGTGCTTTCCCTCCAACGTCGCGGGCAGGAAAAAACCATCGCCGCGCTGACGGCGAAGCTGGATCGCGAGGGAGAGAATTCCGCTGAGGAAAAGCCATGGGAACGCGAACCCGAGCCGCAGGAGTCCGCATCATGGATCACACGCAGCGCGCTCTGTGTGGAGCCCCGGAATGGAACGCTCCACATTTTCCTTCCCCCGGTGGCCGATACCGATGACTTCCTGGATCTCGTCGCGACGATCGAGCAGACGGCGGCGTCCTTGAAAATACCGGTGGTGCTGGAGGGCACGCCGCCCGGTTTCGATTCCCGCCTGAGCGTGGTCAAGGTGACGCCGGACCCCGGCGTGATCGAGGTCAACCTGCACCCCGCCGCATCGTGGGACGATCTGGTGAACAACACCGCGACGCTGTATGAAGAGGCGCACCTCTGCCGCCTCGCCACGGAGAAGTTCATGGTGGATGGCCGCCATTGCGGAACGGGTGGGGGCAATCATATCATCATCGGAGGCGAGACTCCGTCGGACAGTCCGCTGCTGCGCAGGCCGGATCTGCTGCGGAGCATGGTCACCTTCTGGAATCATCATCCGTCGATGAGCTACCTGTTTTCCGGCCTCTTCGTCGGTCCCACGTCGCAGGCCCCACGGGTGGATGAGGCGCGGAATGATTCCATCCACGAACTGGAGATCGCATTCAAGACACTCGAAGGGGAGGGAACCCCGTTGCCGTGGCAGGTGGACCGTGCGTTCCGGAACCTGCTGATCGACCCGACCGGAAACACCCACCGCGCCGAGTTCTGTATCGACAAGCTTTATAGTCCGGACAGCTCCACCGGGCGTCTCGGACTGCTGGAAATGCGGAATTTCGAAATGCCTCCCCATTACCAGATGAGTCTCGCCCAGCACCTGGTCCTGCGCGCGCTGGTTTCGAGGTTCTGGCGCGAGCCGTACACGAAGCCGCTGGTCCGCTGGGACAGCGAGATCCATGACCGCTGGATGCTGCCGCATTTCATCTGGCAGGATTTCCGCGATGTGCTGACCGATCTGCGCGGGCAGGGCTACTGGATCGACGACGACTGGTTCGCACCGCATCTCGAATTCCGTTTCCCACGCATCGGCGAGTTCACCCAAAAAGGTGTGGAGGTGGAAATGCGCCACGCCATCGAGCCGTGGCACGTTCTCGGTGAGGAAGGCGGTGCCGGTGCCGCGGTCCGTTATGTGGACAGCTCGGTGGAACGCATGCAGGTGCTTGTCCGGGGCCTGACGGGCGAACGGCACTCTCTCACCTGCAATGGCATCCGAGTACCCCTCAAACCCACCGGCACGCATGGTGAATTCGTCGCCGGGGTGCGCTACCGGGCCTGGCAGCCGCCGAACTGCCTGCATCCGACCATCCCGGTGCACACGCCGCTGGTTTTTGATCTGCTGGATTCCTGGAACGACCGCTCGATGGGTGGCTGCACCTATTATGCGGCGCACCCCGGCGGGCGCAATCATGAGAGTTTCCCGGTGAATTCCTACGAGGCGGAAGCCCGGCGTCTCGCGCGTTTTTTCCCACATGGCCACACCGGTGGGAAGATGGAGGCACGGGAGGCTCCCGCCAGCCCGGACTTCCCCTTCACGCTGGACTTGCGGATGATTCCATAGAGTCTCTGTCTTCCGTTTCCGGACGACTCCCGTGATTCATGGCTGACAGCTCCCGCTCACCGAACCAAGCCGCGCCGCCCCAGCCTCCTGCTATGGCGACGGCATCCGCTTGGGATGAAATGACGGATCCGCGGGGACAGGTGAGGCCCCATTGGCAGGGACTCAGTGGAAAAATCCAACGCTGGAGCAGCGAGGAGCGCGCTTCCATTTCCGCCTCCGCGAGCCGGATGATCGAGGATCTGGGTACGACGTTCAATGTCTATACGGATGCGGGTGGCGCGGGACAACCCTACGAACTGGATCCCATCCCGTTGATCGTGTCACCGGGGGAGTGGGGGCAGGTCTCCGTCGGCCTGTCACAGCGGATGCGGCTGATCGATGCGGTCCTGGCCGACATCTATGGTCCTCAACAACTGCTTCGCGACGGCCTGATCCCGCCGGACCTGGTGAATTCCAGCCCGGCGTTTCTCCAATACGCGCGCGGCGCGCAACCGGTCGGCGGGAGGTTCGTCGTCACCACGGGCTGCGATCTCATCCGCATGCCCGGCGGCCAGTGGACGGTTCTCCGGGACCACACCAGCGCGCCGGGAGGTCTCGGGCAGGTGTTGGAAAACCGGAATGTCACATCCAGCCTGTTGTCAGACTTGTTCGAGTCGCTCCGCATCGCACGGCTTGGCTCGTTTTTTGATACGGAGCGCACGACGCTGCAATCCCTGCTCAACGTCCGGGGGGAAATGCCGAACGTGGTTTTCCTCACACCCGGATTCCGTCACCCGTCTTATTTCGAACATGCCTACAAGGCGCGGTTGTTGGGGTTTCCTCTCGTGGAGCCG is from Luteolibacter yonseiensis and encodes:
- a CDS encoding DUF2126 domain-containing protein, translating into MSIHVALHHRTSYQYDRPVGHGAHVVRLRPAPHCRSNVLAYSLNVGPMEHFINWQQDPQANYLARLMFPEPTARLDITVDLVVEMSVQNPFDFFLEPEAENFPFAYDGELKRELSPFLVTEEPGPLLTELVSLFKYKKGRTVDFLVEVNSYLQGALDYKIRMEPGVQSPEETLELASGSCRDSAWLLVVLLRHLGLASRFVSGYLIQLKPDVKSLDGPVGSEVDFTDLHAWTEVYLPGAGWIGFDPTSGLLAGEGHLPLACSPEPSSAAPVTGGVEPCESTMEHEMTVTRIYESPRTTLPYREEQWAEILKTGRKIDDDLNAMDVRLTMGGEPTFISIDDFDGAEWNTAAMGPTKRKLSGQLIKRLRAKFAPGGLLFYGQGKWYPGEVLPRWSLACYWRKDGQPIWEDDKLIADDTEKYEFGVTHAEHFANALTVALGADPQWLIPAYEDALYYMWREKRLPANVDPLKSNLKDKNERDRLTRLFQQGIDEIVGYALPLERRNTPQGSRWTSGPWFMRDERMYLLPGDSPMGYRLPLDSLPWVKESEYPWHIPKDPTRDLPKFVQASGSVLSLQRRGQEKTIAALTAKLDREGENSAEEKPWEREPEPQESASWITRSALCVEPRNGTLHIFLPPVADTDDFLDLVATIEQTAASLKIPVVLEGTPPGFDSRLSVVKVTPDPGVIEVNLHPAASWDDLVNNTATLYEEAHLCRLATEKFMVDGRHCGTGGGNHIIIGGETPSDSPLLRRPDLLRSMVTFWNHHPSMSYLFSGLFVGPTSQAPRVDEARNDSIHELEIAFKTLEGEGTPLPWQVDRAFRNLLIDPTGNTHRAEFCIDKLYSPDSSTGRLGLLEMRNFEMPPHYQMSLAQHLVLRALVSRFWREPYTKPLVRWDSEIHDRWMLPHFIWQDFRDVLTDLRGQGYWIDDDWFAPHLEFRFPRIGEFTQKGVEVEMRHAIEPWHVLGEEGGAGAAVRYVDSSVERMQVLVRGLTGERHSLTCNGIRVPLKPTGTHGEFVAGVRYRAWQPPNCLHPTIPVHTPLVFDLLDSWNDRSMGGCTYYAAHPGGRNHESFPVNSYEAEARRLARFFPHGHTGGKMEAREAPASPDFPFTLDLRMIP